The following proteins are encoded in a genomic region of Coffea eugenioides isolate CCC68of chromosome 6, Ceug_1.0, whole genome shotgun sequence:
- the LOC113774588 gene encoding nascent polypeptide-associated complex subunit alpha-like protein 1 has product MTAQSQEELLAAHLEQQNIDPEEPVIEDDDDEDEEDDDDDKDEDDVEGQGDGSGRSKQSRSEKKSRKAMLKLGMKAIPGVSRVTVKKSKNILFVITKPDVFKSPTSDTYVIFGEAKIEDLSSQLQTQAAEQFKAPNISNVISKPEPSTVAQDDEDVDETGVEPKDIELVMTQAGVSRAKAVKALKAADGDIVSAIMELTN; this is encoded by the exons CCTGAGGAACCTGTGATCGAGGATGACGATGATgaggatgaagaagatgatgatgatgacaaagatgaagatgaCGTTGAAG GACAAGGAGATGGTAGTGGAAGATCAAAACAGAGTAGAAGCGAGAAAAAGAGTCGGAAGGCTATGCTAAAGTTGGGGATGAAGGCCATCCCAGGGGTCAGCCGGGTCACTGTTAAGAAGAGCAAGAAT ATTCTGTTTGTCATCACAAAGCCAGATGTTTTCAAGAGCCCAACTTCAGATACATATGTTATATTCGGTGAAGCAAAGATTGAGGATTTGAGCTCACAATTGCAAACTCAAGCTGCAGAGCAGTTCAAGGCTCCTAATATCAGCAATGTGATATCCAAGCCTGAGCCATCAACTGTAGCTCAGGATGATGAAGATGTAGACGAGACTGGTGTAGAACCCAAGGACATAGAATTGGTCATGACGCAAGCTGGTGTTTCAAGGGCCAAGGCTGTGAAAGCTCTCAAGGCTGCAGATGGAGATATTGTGTCTGCCATTATGGAACTTACAAACTAG